From Pseudonocardia autotrophica, one genomic window encodes:
- a CDS encoding Pecanex-like protein 1, with amino-acid sequence MSPSTTNRRRVAAAAAFVACLLVAGPAAYAAGAATADRDGPAAENIAESLTGTGLTGSGSGSGSTSGGHDHGTSSSPGQGSGTEDDSDGTGGSGTDGTDGSDGSGSGDAPAEGQDQAPDGQDDGNGQDDDAGNNDGPDQDAAEALEILASDCSASRLTPHNGFQEAPRCVGTAFGEVADAERSPSLLITEAPDQVAPGEAFSLTVSTRNLVRDRFLPAAQGGYYVESSLLDGQGLQRGHFHTACRILSNPAEAPDSAPDPLFFEATEDGGGGDTPDSVTIEVPGFDQAGELQCSSWAGDGSHRTPMMQRANQTPAFDSVRIEVG; translated from the coding sequence ATGAGCCCGTCCACCACCAACCGCCGCCGAGTGGCCGCGGCCGCCGCCTTCGTCGCCTGTCTGCTCGTCGCCGGACCCGCCGCCTACGCGGCGGGTGCCGCGACCGCCGACCGGGACGGCCCGGCCGCCGAGAACATCGCCGAGTCGCTCACCGGGACCGGGCTCACCGGCTCCGGATCGGGCTCCGGCTCGACATCGGGCGGCCACGACCACGGGACGTCGTCGTCGCCGGGGCAGGGCTCCGGCACCGAGGACGACTCCGACGGCACCGGCGGCTCCGGCACCGATGGCACAGACGGCTCGGACGGCTCCGGCTCCGGTGACGCCCCGGCCGAGGGGCAGGACCAGGCCCCGGACGGCCAGGACGACGGCAACGGCCAGGACGACGACGCCGGCAACAACGACGGCCCCGACCAGGACGCCGCGGAGGCGCTGGAGATCCTCGCGTCCGACTGCTCCGCAAGCCGGCTCACCCCGCACAACGGCTTCCAGGAGGCGCCGCGCTGCGTGGGCACGGCGTTCGGTGAGGTCGCCGATGCCGAGCGCAGCCCGTCGCTGCTGATCACCGAGGCACCGGACCAGGTCGCCCCGGGCGAGGCGTTCTCGCTGACCGTGAGCACCCGGAACCTGGTCCGGGACCGGTTCCTGCCCGCCGCACAGGGCGGCTACTACGTCGAGTCGTCGCTGCTCGACGGCCAGGGTCTGCAGCGCGGCCACTTCCACACCGCCTGCCGGATCCTGTCGAACCCCGCAGAGGCCCCCGACTCCGCCCCCGACCCGCTGTTCTTCGAGGCCACCGAGGACGGTGGCGGCGGCGACACCCCGGACAGCGTCACCATCGAGGTCCCCGGGTTCGACCAGGCCGGCGAGCTGCAGTGCTCGTCGTGGGCCGGCGACGGCTCGCACCGCACGCCGATGATGCAGCGGGCCAACCAGACCCCCGCGTTCGACTCGGTCCGGATCGAGGTGGGCTGA
- the bar gene encoding barbiturase gives MPDAIEVRKVPIHSVADASELAALIDQGVLRAERVVAIIGKTEGNGGVNDYTRIIADRAFREVLIEKGAPAEQVREVPIVWSGGTDGVLSPHATIFATVPPEEVTPSEEPRLTVGFAMSEQLAPEDIGRTPMITKVADAVQAAMKRAGITDPADVHYVQTKTPLLTISTIRDAKSRGKTVWTEHTHESMDLSNGCTALGVAVALGEIEMPADDDVMHSRELYSAVASCSSGVELDRAQVVVVGNARGVGGRYRIGHSVMTDALDADGIWNAIRDAGLDLPERAHTSDLDGRLVNVFLKCEASQDGTVRGRRNAMLDDSDVHWHRQIKACVGGVTASVTGDPAAFVSVSAAHQGPEGGGPVAAIVDLG, from the coding sequence ATGCCCGACGCCATCGAGGTACGCAAGGTCCCGATCCACTCCGTCGCCGACGCGAGCGAGCTCGCGGCGCTGATCGACCAGGGTGTGCTGCGGGCCGAACGGGTCGTCGCGATCATCGGCAAGACCGAGGGCAACGGCGGGGTGAACGACTACACCCGGATCATCGCCGATCGCGCGTTCCGCGAGGTGCTCATCGAGAAGGGCGCCCCGGCCGAGCAGGTCCGCGAGGTGCCGATCGTCTGGTCCGGCGGCACCGACGGGGTGCTCAGCCCGCACGCGACGATCTTCGCGACCGTGCCGCCGGAGGAGGTCACGCCGTCCGAGGAGCCGCGGCTGACCGTCGGCTTCGCGATGAGCGAGCAGCTCGCACCGGAGGACATCGGCCGCACACCGATGATCACGAAGGTGGCCGACGCGGTGCAGGCGGCGATGAAGCGGGCCGGCATCACCGACCCGGCCGACGTGCACTACGTCCAGACCAAGACCCCGCTGCTCACCATCTCCACCATCCGCGACGCCAAGTCCCGCGGGAAGACGGTGTGGACCGAGCACACCCACGAGTCGATGGACCTGTCCAACGGCTGTACCGCGCTCGGCGTCGCCGTCGCGCTCGGCGAGATCGAGATGCCGGCCGACGACGACGTGATGCACAGCCGGGAGCTGTACTCGGCGGTCGCGTCCTGCTCGTCCGGGGTGGAGCTGGACCGGGCGCAGGTCGTCGTGGTCGGGAACGCGCGCGGGGTCGGCGGCCGCTACCGGATCGGGCACTCGGTGATGACCGACGCGCTCGACGCCGACGGCATCTGGAACGCGATCCGCGACGCCGGGCTGGACCTGCCCGAGCGCGCGCACACCTCGGATCTGGACGGCCGGCTGGTCAACGTGTTCCTCAAGTGCGAGGCGTCCCAGGACGGCACCGTCCGTGGCCGCCGCAACGCCATGCTCGACGACTCCGACGTGCACTGGCACCGGCAGATCAAGGCCTGCGTCGGCGGCGTGACCGCGTCGGTCACCGGTGACCCGGCGGCGTTCGTCTCGGTCTCCGCGGCGCACCAGGGCCCGGAGGGCGGCGGCCCGGTCGCCGCGATCGTCGACCTGGGCTGA
- a CDS encoding ferredoxin reductase family protein yields MSRPVPQQATAPVRRDDPAADAWLAHRRARLIWGSVLVTALVGPSVIWMLRSGPQPLLHQMSVLTGLLALSALVVVAVLPSRVRGLSGALGLETLLGLHRKLGMLAGALVALHLACVVADHPERVWLLVPMSAPARGQAATIGTIAIAVLLLFAVRGVRSGTHEVWRWVHLSLAALVVGASSLHVLWLNNLVTDAVMGPVLGTLGLLLVAVLLIRWGARAVGDAGEFRVHVVRPESATVSTLVLQRRGRHSGPWFRPGQFAWLRLERMSVEEHPFTIASSAVDGGRVEFTVRHTGDFASRLRELRRGEPVWVDGPYGSFTPDAVPSTGLVLIAGGVGITPMMSMLRTAADRGDRRPYRLVVHARDRADLLFRAELAHLRTLLDLQVTEVLRRPSRDWAGATGPIDTALLSAVLTDLDGAGGTCRHDYFICGRPQLVSDVLDTLHSLGVPEDRVHTEQFAQV; encoded by the coding sequence GTGAGCCGCCCGGTCCCGCAGCAGGCCACCGCACCCGTCCGGCGCGACGATCCCGCAGCCGACGCGTGGCTGGCGCACCGCCGTGCCCGCCTGATCTGGGGTTCCGTGCTGGTCACGGCCCTGGTCGGGCCGTCGGTGATCTGGATGCTGCGCTCCGGTCCGCAGCCGCTGCTGCACCAGATGTCGGTGCTCACCGGGCTGCTCGCGCTGTCCGCGCTGGTCGTCGTCGCGGTGCTGCCGTCCCGGGTACGTGGCCTGTCCGGTGCGCTCGGGCTGGAGACACTGCTCGGTCTGCACCGCAAGCTGGGGATGCTGGCCGGTGCGCTCGTCGCGCTGCACCTGGCGTGCGTGGTCGCCGACCACCCGGAGCGGGTCTGGCTGCTCGTCCCGATGTCGGCACCGGCCCGCGGACAGGCCGCCACGATCGGGACCATCGCGATCGCGGTGCTGCTGCTGTTCGCGGTGCGCGGGGTCCGCTCCGGCACGCACGAGGTGTGGCGGTGGGTGCACCTGAGCCTGGCCGCGCTCGTCGTCGGAGCCTCGTCGCTGCACGTGCTGTGGCTGAACAACCTGGTGACCGACGCCGTGATGGGCCCGGTGCTGGGGACCCTCGGCCTGCTCCTGGTCGCGGTGCTCCTGATCCGCTGGGGTGCGCGTGCGGTCGGCGACGCCGGCGAGTTCCGGGTACACGTCGTGCGGCCGGAGAGCGCAACGGTGTCGACGCTGGTGCTGCAGCGGCGCGGGCGGCACTCCGGGCCCTGGTTCCGGCCCGGCCAGTTCGCCTGGCTGCGGCTGGAGCGGATGTCGGTCGAGGAGCACCCGTTCACGATCGCCTCGTCCGCGGTGGACGGCGGCCGGGTCGAGTTCACCGTCCGGCACACCGGTGACTTCGCCTCCCGGCTGCGCGAGCTGCGTCGCGGCGAACCGGTGTGGGTGGACGGTCCGTACGGTTCCTTCACCCCCGACGCCGTGCCCTCGACCGGATTGGTCCTGATCGCCGGTGGCGTCGGGATCACGCCGATGATGAGCATGCTGCGCACCGCGGCGGATCGCGGTGACCGACGCCCGTACCGGCTCGTGGTGCACGCCCGTGACCGCGCCGACCTGTTGTTCCGGGCCGAGCTCGCGCACCTGCGGACCCTGCTCGACCTGCAGGTCACCGAGGTCCTGCGCCGTCCGTCGCGGGACTGGGCCGGCGCCACCGGGCCGATCGACACCGCACTGTTGTCGGCGGTGCTGACCGATCTGGACGGCGCCGGTGGCACCTGCCGGCACGACTACTTCATCTGCGGTCGTCCGCAGCTGGTGTCCGACGTGCTGGACACCCTGCACTCGCTCGGCGTCCCGGAGGACCGGGTGCACACCGAGCAGTTCGCCCAGGTCTGA
- a CDS encoding APC family permease, with translation MAEATTSAGEDPPALRRVMGPKLLLLFIIGDILGTGIYALVGQVAEEVGGAAWLPFLVAFAVAMVTAFSYLELVTKYPAAAGAALYAHKAFGIHFLTFMVTFVVMCSGITSASTASRAFASNLNEGFGLDLGNGGIVLIALAFMVLVAAVNFRGVGESVKVNVVLTLVELSGLLLVILIGVFAIAGGNADWGRVIAFDTPEDKGVFLAVTSATSLAFFAMVGFEDSVNMAEECHEPRRIFPKIMITGLTITGIIYVLVAICAVALVPVGPLAASETPLVEVVRAGAPGIPADAVLPFISMFAVANSALINMLMASRLLYGMANQAVLPKQLARVHPFRRTPWVAIIFTTLISFALITYVSLDDDSDVVSALGGTTSLLLLAVFTIVNIAVLVLRRDRVDADHFRAPPGLPVVGVITSAYLVLPFSGRDAIQYELAGLLLLLGLVLYGITLLLNRRLGVRTSTLDPAELDG, from the coding sequence ATGGCCGAGGCCACCACGAGTGCCGGGGAGGACCCGCCCGCCCTGCGGCGGGTGATGGGCCCGAAGCTGCTGCTGCTGTTCATCATCGGCGACATCCTCGGCACCGGGATCTACGCCCTGGTCGGCCAGGTCGCCGAGGAGGTCGGCGGGGCGGCGTGGCTGCCGTTCCTGGTGGCCTTCGCGGTCGCGATGGTCACCGCGTTCTCCTATCTGGAGCTGGTCACCAAGTACCCGGCGGCCGCCGGCGCTGCGCTGTACGCGCACAAGGCCTTCGGCATCCACTTCCTGACCTTCATGGTCACCTTCGTGGTGATGTGCTCGGGGATCACCTCGGCGTCGACGGCGTCCCGGGCGTTCGCCTCGAACCTGAACGAGGGCTTCGGCCTGGACCTGGGCAACGGCGGGATCGTGCTGATCGCGCTGGCCTTCATGGTGCTGGTCGCCGCGGTCAACTTCCGCGGCGTCGGCGAGAGCGTGAAGGTCAACGTGGTGCTCACGCTGGTCGAGCTCTCCGGCCTGCTGCTGGTCATCCTGATCGGGGTGTTCGCGATCGCCGGCGGCAACGCCGACTGGGGGCGGGTGATCGCCTTCGACACCCCCGAGGACAAGGGCGTGTTCCTGGCGGTCACCTCGGCGACGTCGCTGGCGTTCTTCGCGATGGTCGGCTTCGAGGACTCGGTGAACATGGCCGAGGAGTGCCACGAACCGCGCCGGATCTTCCCGAAGATCATGATCACCGGCCTGACGATCACCGGGATCATCTACGTGCTGGTCGCGATCTGCGCCGTGGCGCTGGTTCCGGTCGGCCCGCTCGCCGCGAGCGAGACCCCGTTGGTCGAGGTGGTCCGGGCCGGCGCGCCGGGCATCCCGGCGGACGCGGTGCTGCCCTTCATCTCGATGTTCGCCGTCGCGAACTCGGCACTGATCAACATGCTGATGGCGTCCCGGCTGCTCTACGGCATGGCCAACCAGGCGGTACTGCCCAAACAGCTCGCCCGGGTGCACCCGTTCCGCCGCACCCCGTGGGTGGCGATCATCTTCACCACGCTGATCTCGTTCGCGCTGATCACCTACGTGTCGCTGGACGACGACTCCGACGTCGTGTCCGCGCTCGGCGGCACCACGTCGCTGCTGCTGCTCGCGGTGTTCACGATCGTCAACATCGCGGTGCTCGTGCTGCGCCGCGACCGGGTCGACGCCGATCACTTCCGTGCCCCGCCCGGCCTCCCGGTCGTCGGCGTGATCACCAGTGCGTACCTGGTGCTGCCGTTCTCGGGGCGGGACGCGATCCAGTACGAGCTGGCCGGCCTGCTGCTCCTGCTCGGCCTGGTCCTCTACGGCATCACGCTGCTGCTCAACCGCAGGCTGGGCGTGCGGACGAGCACTCTGGACCCCGCCGAGCTCGACGGCTGA
- a CDS encoding FadR/GntR family transcriptional regulator: MPLVTARRGSLVDQVITQLRNAISSGQWPVGHRIPAEAELTAQLEVGRNTVREAVRALAHGGLLEVRQGDGTYVRATSELSGALRTLCGPELREVLEVRRTIEVEAARLAAARHTDEDLALLRRSLTDRDVAVEAVAAATRRGEEPGTAELERAARADTDFHLAVVRCSGNSLLVELYRGVVEAVAGSVVTTMPATVGTEDDVSHTGIVEAIEAGDVERAAREAGDFLQRLIDRRD, translated from the coding sequence GTGCCTCTCGTCACAGCACGTCGCGGCAGCCTCGTCGACCAGGTCATCACCCAGCTCCGGAATGCCATCTCGTCCGGGCAGTGGCCGGTCGGTCATCGCATTCCGGCCGAGGCCGAGCTCACCGCCCAGCTCGAGGTCGGCCGCAACACCGTCCGCGAGGCGGTCCGCGCGCTCGCGCACGGTGGTCTGCTGGAGGTGCGGCAGGGCGACGGCACCTACGTCCGCGCGACGTCGGAGCTGTCCGGGGCGCTGCGCACGCTGTGCGGCCCCGAGCTGCGCGAGGTGCTCGAGGTCCGGCGGACCATCGAGGTCGAGGCGGCCCGGCTGGCCGCCGCCCGGCACACCGACGAGGACCTGGCCCTGCTCCGCCGCTCGCTGACCGACCGGGACGTCGCCGTCGAGGCGGTCGCCGCCGCCACCCGCCGCGGCGAGGAGCCCGGCACCGCCGAGCTGGAACGCGCGGCCCGCGCCGACACCGACTTCCATCTCGCCGTGGTGCGCTGCTCGGGCAACAGCCTGCTCGTCGAGCTGTACCGCGGCGTGGTCGAGGCAGTCGCCGGGAGCGTCGTGACCACGATGCCCGCCACCGTCGGCACCGAGGACGACGTCTCGCACACCGGCATCGTCGAGGCGATCGAGGCGGGCGACGTGGAGCGCGCCGCCCGCGAGGCGGGCGACTTCCTGCAGCGGCTGATCGACCGCCGGGACTGA
- the trpA gene encoding tryptophan synthase subunit alpha gives MTGVRSVAQRLGEIREQGRAALIGYLPVGYPDVAGSVEAMQAMIEGGVDLAEVGLPYSDPLMDGPVIQRATQQALDNGARSRDAFTAVRGVVEAGAPAVVMTYWNLIDRYGIERFSADLAAAGGSGLITPDLLPDDAQEWLDASDRHGLDRIFLVAQTTTPERMALTARASRGFLYAASLMGVTGVRSVGVEARELVARVREVATLPVCVGLGVRTAEQAADVAGYADGVIVGTAFVQALESGGPSAVRELAAELAEGVRSATPAPA, from the coding sequence ATGACCGGCGTGCGGAGCGTGGCGCAGCGGCTCGGCGAGATCCGCGAGCAGGGCCGGGCGGCGCTGATCGGCTACCTGCCGGTCGGCTACCCGGACGTCGCCGGATCGGTCGAGGCGATGCAGGCGATGATCGAGGGCGGCGTCGACCTCGCCGAGGTCGGGCTGCCGTACTCCGATCCGCTGATGGACGGCCCGGTCATCCAGCGCGCCACCCAGCAGGCGCTGGACAACGGCGCCCGTAGCCGGGACGCGTTCACCGCCGTCCGCGGGGTGGTCGAGGCCGGAGCGCCGGCCGTCGTCATGACGTACTGGAACCTGATCGACCGCTACGGCATCGAGCGGTTCTCCGCCGACCTGGCCGCTGCGGGCGGCTCCGGGCTGATCACCCCGGATCTGCTGCCCGACGACGCCCAGGAGTGGCTCGACGCCTCCGACCGGCACGGCCTGGACCGGATCTTCCTGGTCGCCCAGACGACGACGCCGGAGCGGATGGCGCTCACCGCCCGGGCCAGCCGTGGCTTCCTCTACGCGGCGTCGCTGATGGGGGTCACCGGGGTCCGCTCGGTCGGTGTCGAGGCCCGCGAGCTGGTGGCCCGCGTCCGCGAGGTCGCGACGCTGCCGGTCTGCGTCGGCCTGGGTGTGCGCACCGCCGAGCAGGCCGCCGACGTCGCCGGGTACGCCGACGGCGTCATCGTCGGGACGGCGTTCGTCCAGGCGCTGGAGTCCGGCGGCCCGTCCGCGGTGCGCGAGCTCGCGGCGGAGCTCGCCGAGGGTGTCCGTTCGGCTACCCCGGCGCCCGCCTGA
- a CDS encoding CynX/NimT family MFS transporter, with translation MSIADQGAPANETDATGRAASRRTGALVGTPLLVVGVALAAMNLRPAVTSMSSVLGEVRDGLGASASWTSLLTAVPTICFGLAAIIAPLLGRRLGVARAIGVAMAVLTVGLVLRVVDGPWVVLGGTFIAASGIAIGNVLIPVVVKESFPHAVGRVTGIYTAALAAGGGFGAAFTPMLEPLLGWRGAVGAWAALSAGALVVWATGARHGATPASRIADGERRSMLRRPLAWAVTAFFGLQACVAYVAMGWLSELFVSEGIPRTTAGLMLALINIIGIPLSFLIPPIALNRNSQSGWIVGLASCSLAAIVGLAVAPAAAPWLWTVLLGVGMAVFPLGLGLIALRTRETSETTDLSAMAQGFGYLLGASGPFLFGVLHGITGTWTASLALLAAVIVAEMILGWVVGRPRFV, from the coding sequence GTGAGCATTGCTGATCAGGGGGCACCCGCGAACGAGACCGACGCCACCGGCCGGGCCGCGTCCCGCCGGACCGGGGCGCTGGTCGGAACTCCGCTCCTGGTCGTCGGCGTGGCGCTGGCCGCGATGAACCTGCGTCCCGCCGTGACCAGCATGTCATCGGTGCTGGGGGAGGTGCGGGACGGTCTCGGCGCCTCCGCGTCGTGGACCAGCCTGCTCACCGCCGTGCCGACGATCTGCTTCGGTCTCGCCGCGATCATCGCACCGCTGCTCGGGCGGCGGCTGGGCGTGGCCCGCGCGATCGGGGTCGCGATGGCCGTGCTGACCGTGGGCCTGGTGCTGCGGGTCGTCGACGGGCCGTGGGTGGTGCTCGGGGGGACCTTCATCGCCGCGTCGGGCATCGCGATCGGGAACGTGCTGATCCCGGTCGTGGTGAAGGAGTCGTTCCCACACGCCGTCGGCCGGGTCACCGGGATCTACACCGCGGCGCTCGCGGCGGGCGGCGGCTTCGGCGCCGCCTTCACCCCGATGCTCGAACCGCTGCTCGGCTGGCGCGGCGCGGTCGGCGCCTGGGCGGCGTTGTCCGCGGGGGCGCTGGTCGTCTGGGCGACCGGAGCACGGCACGGCGCCACGCCCGCGTCGCGGATCGCCGACGGCGAGCGCCGGTCGATGCTGCGCCGCCCGCTGGCCTGGGCGGTCACCGCGTTCTTCGGGTTGCAGGCCTGTGTCGCCTACGTCGCGATGGGCTGGCTGTCGGAGCTGTTCGTCTCCGAGGGGATCCCGCGCACCACCGCAGGCCTGATGCTGGCGCTGATCAACATCATCGGGATCCCGCTGAGCTTCCTGATCCCGCCGATCGCGCTGAACCGCAACTCGCAGTCCGGCTGGATCGTCGGGCTGGCGTCCTGCTCGCTCGCGGCGATCGTCGGCCTGGCCGTCGCGCCGGCGGCGGCCCCCTGGCTGTGGACGGTGCTGCTCGGCGTCGGGATGGCGGTCTTCCCGCTCGGGCTGGGGCTGATCGCGCTGCGCACCCGGGAGACCTCGGAGACGACCGACCTGTCCGCGATGGCGCAGGGCTTCGGATACCTGCTCGGCGCCTCCGGACCGTTCCTGTTCGGCGTGCTGCACGGGATCACCGGGACCTGGACGGCGTCGCTGGCGCTGCTGGCCGCGGTGATCGTCGCGGAGATGATCCTCGGCTGGGTGGTCGGTCGCCCGCGCTTCGTGTGA
- the trpB gene encoding tryptophan synthase subunit beta, with protein MTDTARPPAGGPERLVDQTGPYFGRFGGRYVPEALVAALDELEKAYHAAMTDEAFQAELAELHRTYSGRPSLITEAPRFAAHAGGARILLKREDLNHTGSHKINNVLGQALLTKRMGKTRVIAETGAGQHGVASATAAALMGLECVVYMGEVDTERQALNVARMRMLGAEVRPVASGTRTLKDAMNEAMRDWVTNVADTHYLIGSVAGPHPFPAMVRDFQRIIGVEAREQVQELTGRLPDLVCACVGGGSNAMGIFHAFLDDTDVELVGFEAGGDGVDTPRHASSIGGGDVGVLHGSRSFILQDEDGQTRDSHSISAGLDYPGVGPEHSWLHDMKRARYESVTDAEAMEAFRLLCRTEGIIPAIESAHALAGALREGRRLGDGAIVLVNLSGRGDKDVDTAAKYFQLIDDEGRAVTDETVADGEVR; from the coding sequence GTGACCGACACCGCCCGCCCCCCGGCCGGGGGCCCGGAGCGGCTGGTCGACCAGACCGGCCCGTACTTCGGCCGCTTCGGTGGCCGCTACGTCCCGGAGGCGCTGGTCGCCGCCCTGGACGAGCTGGAGAAGGCCTACCACGCGGCGATGACCGACGAGGCCTTCCAGGCCGAGCTCGCCGAGCTGCACCGGACCTACTCCGGCAGGCCGAGCCTGATCACCGAGGCGCCGCGGTTCGCCGCGCACGCCGGTGGCGCGCGCATCCTGCTCAAGCGCGAAGACCTCAACCACACCGGCTCGCACAAGATCAACAATGTGCTGGGCCAGGCGCTGCTCACCAAGCGCATGGGCAAGACCCGGGTGATCGCCGAGACCGGTGCCGGCCAGCACGGCGTCGCCTCGGCCACGGCCGCGGCGCTGATGGGCCTGGAGTGCGTCGTCTACATGGGTGAGGTCGACACCGAGCGCCAGGCGCTCAACGTCGCCCGGATGCGGATGCTCGGCGCCGAGGTCCGTCCGGTCGCCTCCGGCACGCGCACCCTCAAGGACGCGATGAACGAGGCCATGCGCGACTGGGTCACCAACGTGGCCGACACGCACTACCTGATCGGCTCGGTCGCCGGGCCGCACCCGTTCCCGGCGATGGTCCGCGACTTCCAGCGGATCATCGGCGTCGAGGCGCGCGAGCAGGTCCAGGAGCTGACCGGGCGGCTGCCGGACCTGGTGTGCGCCTGCGTCGGCGGCGGCTCGAACGCGATGGGCATCTTCCACGCGTTCCTCGACGACACCGATGTCGAGCTGGTCGGCTTCGAGGCCGGCGGCGACGGCGTCGACACCCCGCGGCACGCGTCCTCGATCGGTGGTGGCGACGTCGGGGTGCTGCACGGCTCGCGCAGCTTCATCCTGCAGGACGAGGACGGGCAGACCCGCGACTCGCACTCGATCTCGGCCGGACTGGACTACCCGGGCGTCGGGCCCGAGCACTCCTGGCTGCACGACATGAAGCGTGCCCGCTACGAGTCGGTCACCGACGCCGAGGCGATGGAGGCCTTCCGGCTGCTCTGCCGCACCGAGGGCATCATCCCGGCGATCGAGAGCGCGCACGCGCTGGCCGGGGCGCTGCGCGAGGGCCGCAGGCTCGGTGATGGCGCGATCGTCCTGGTCAACCTGTCCGGCCGCGGCGACAAGGATGTCGACACCGCCGCGAAGTACTTCCAGCTGATCGACGACGAGGGCCGGGCCGTCACCGACGAGACGGTGGCCGACGGGGAGGTCCGATGA
- a CDS encoding DUF4142 domain-containing protein, whose protein sequence is MSRRIPGPLRWSILVALAGVVVVAVAQSWVAAAPFAAAQGWTQTQWGPLGPADRDLLEKVRLAGLWEAPTGQQGEQQASSPAVREVARKLGVEHHDLDAEVRTVAEQLGVALPSRPNDQQIGWMNDLTARTGTDYDRQFVQVLRAAHGSVLPVITEVRVGTRNELMRQFATEADTYVTRHIGYLESTGLVDYDALPAPPLPDSARTASDLVVPGLVVGVALLAAGGLLMTLYRRGRPAGASALAEVSRLLPAGAGIPRPRRARDDGAAPARAALAVGPPDPWDELARAPQVRPRTDDGPAHAARPDDTVTGLLEPDPYRTVGRQDTNPELLAGDPDGYPVGSSAGSRYGPDGYAPDPLAEDPDGSPPGPSAGSRYGPDDHAADLFAPDPYDPEAQDARYPDAYDTDPPDTDPPDPDPLRTGASGAHPLDPDQDAHPSGPDARERDHAFGRRGSRSTGSHRDRTSPRSRHR, encoded by the coding sequence ATGTCCCGCCGGATTCCCGGCCCGCTTCGCTGGTCGATCCTGGTCGCGCTGGCCGGTGTCGTCGTCGTCGCGGTGGCCCAGTCGTGGGTCGCCGCCGCACCGTTCGCCGCCGCCCAGGGGTGGACCCAGACCCAGTGGGGCCCACTCGGCCCCGCCGATCGCGACCTGCTGGAGAAGGTCCGACTCGCCGGCCTGTGGGAGGCACCGACCGGGCAGCAGGGCGAGCAGCAGGCCAGCTCGCCCGCCGTCCGGGAGGTCGCCCGCAAGCTCGGCGTCGAGCACCACGATCTCGACGCGGAGGTCCGTACGGTCGCCGAGCAGCTCGGTGTCGCGCTCCCCAGCCGCCCGAACGACCAGCAGATCGGCTGGATGAACGATCTGACGGCGCGCACCGGAACCGACTACGACCGGCAGTTCGTGCAGGTCCTGCGGGCCGCGCACGGCAGCGTCCTGCCGGTGATCACCGAGGTCCGGGTCGGCACCCGCAACGAGCTGATGCGTCAGTTCGCGACCGAGGCCGACACCTACGTCACCCGGCACATCGGTTACCTGGAGTCGACCGGCCTGGTCGACTACGACGCGCTGCCGGCGCCGCCGCTGCCGGACAGCGCGCGGACGGCGTCCGACCTGGTCGTCCCGGGTCTCGTGGTCGGGGTGGCGCTGCTCGCCGCCGGTGGGCTGCTGATGACGCTGTACCGGCGGGGCCGTCCGGCCGGGGCGTCCGCGCTGGCCGAGGTGTCCCGGCTGCTCCCGGCGGGTGCGGGCATCCCGCGGCCGCGGCGGGCCCGGGACGACGGCGCGGCGCCGGCACGGGCCGCGCTCGCTGTCGGCCCGCCCGACCCATGGGACGAGCTCGCCCGCGCCCCCCAGGTGCGCCCGCGGACCGACGACGGCCCGGCGCACGCCGCCCGGCCGGACGACACGGTCACCGGCCTGCTCGAGCCGGATCCGTACCGGACCGTGGGGCGGCAGGACACGAACCCCGAGCTGCTCGCCGGGGACCCGGACGGCTACCCGGTGGGCTCGTCCGCCGGGAGCCGGTACGGACCGGACGGTTACGCCCCGGACCCGCTCGCCGAGGACCCCGACGGTTCCCCGCCGGGCCCGTCCGCCGGGAGCCGGTACGGCCCGGACGACCACGCCGCGGACCTGTTCGCCCCGGACCCGTACGACCCGGAGGCGCAGGACGCCCGGTACCCGGATGCCTACGACACGGACCCGCCCGACACGGACCCGCCCGACCCGGATCCGCTGCGCACCGGCGCCTCCGGTGCGCATCCCCTCGATCCCGACCAGGACGCCCACCCGTCCGGCCCCGACGCCCGCGAACGTGATCACGCGTTCGGCCGCCGCGGGTCCCGATCCACCGGCTCGCACCGCGACCGGACCTCCCCGAGGAGTCGTCACCGATGA